One window from the genome of Yamadazyma tenuis chromosome 7, complete sequence encodes:
- the LOS1 gene encoding pre-tRNA nuclear export protein (BUSCO:EOG09260B65; EggNog:ENOG503NUZ1; COG:J,U,Y) yields the protein MILKRFLSVKPPFVPLTTEGFTETIGNTPLIKLPKISSRINRNVYAKAEFMNPGGSIKDRAALYVIKDAESRGLIKPGGTVIEGTAGNTGIGLAHVCRSRGYKCVIYMPNTQAKSKMDTLRLLGAEVHPVPAVAFDNPENYNHQAKRHADSLENAVWTNQFDNTANRQAHIETTGPEIWAQLNGKVDGFTCSTGTGGTFAGITRYLKTISNDKTKCVLADPPGSIVHSYIQSKGKDIVRGGSSFTEGIGQGRITENLQPEIDIIDDSYKIPDEESIVMLYQLLDEEGIYVGGTSALNVVAAIRLAQELPEGSNVVTVLADSCHKYSDRIFSKSWLESKGLYDAIPESLKNQKNFRESTKLKIHKTVSGENKSMEQQINQAVGIALSRDSEPGLKQQAIEFINQIKSTKDGYKSCVNILLTNGSAVNDEFKFFIFQVIDENLSSLSQEESYEIDQQLFSYVSQLIYSKKQDSSFIKNKTTEILSKVFCKNYMTINPNFLKNWLSFVKDNESSELAYDYYLRLMISIHEEIGDKLIMRNDFLNERNSYIKDKIRIDDMPALVESWYKILEISYTNYNETNMNNSLIVIGQYVNWMEISLFINKNYLELFNSILVNKLSNKVCSTIAEIVCKKMKPEKKFELLSLLNLSNVISNLDNSKLDLDFLENLAKLTNAVALEMCYIIENSANLTQDILNHLLNYWQLIFNFLSNDYDEISLQVFPFIQNYLTLSKKTPTLVIKELYENLLDRVILKMKFDSESFDLEDEEAVEEFQEFRGKLKFFQESIAGLLPDLYLNALPIIINKFVFEETNNSSWDSFELGLYELTSFNDSIKNNLINQPKSEIATSKPMGIISNFFFKLINELPINKFNHELNQLSLFEIIIKIYPNLNNELRSNLEFNSKILELFISNIGIFNPADKVKLRCWYLFFRFVKTIKPHLLSDEGFLSQFILNLNSDLLVIKAELPKKDDESELVESSNFNNQLYLFESIGSLISMFNISEESKLKLVDMLLQPIFNDLENLLKFKDKPEGQVPDQETQLVHLQIHHDLMAIGTFARGYHFESKNKYSVIIVQKFLNCCQIIIIILQSFDKILMVRESSRFAFARFIPILQDNIINELNKLVTVILSSNNLKTSELMEFVAFLNQIIHSYKDNENIYNLLNNLLTPLLNKVFEMIDSLHSITSTNEYPDLVRDKISLKKTLLTFVSTVITNHQTSLLITETNKLILPTLIDKIFGICYELDLDDPVLTRLAITQLINMATVFQDGHIKDKNDKFSSVNSIEGIDSYLISNSTRLVFELPFKLKELNAQNKYVLQELSLLMKTMQAENNNEGFINSLLSFLTENGISEEIKVGFCKNLVELDAKQFKKYFIAFVTELRR from the exons ATGATCCTCAAGAGATTCTTATCTGTCAAGCCTCCGTTTGTGCCATTGACTACAGAAGGGTTCACCGAAACTATCGGCAACACCCCCCTCATCAAATTACCCAAAATCTCCTCCAGAATCAACAGAAATGTCTACGCAAAAGCCGAGTTCATGAACCCAGGAGGTTCTATTAAAGATAGAGCCGCGCTATACGTCATCAAGGACGCCGAATCAAGAGGTCTCATAAAACCAGGTGGTACCGTTATCGAAGGAACTGCTGGAAATACCGGGATAGGTTTAGCTCACGTTTGTAGGTCTAGAGGGTACAAATGTGTGATTTACATGCCAAACACTCAAGCCAAATCCAAAATGGACACCTTACGCTTATTAGGCGCCGAAGTTCACCCTGTGCCCGCAGTTGCATTCGACAACCCCGAAAACTACAACCACCAGGCCAAAAGACACGCAGACAGCTTGGAAAATGCAGTTTGGACCAACCAGTTCGACAACACCGCCAACCGCCAAGCCCACATCGAGACCACCGGCCCCGAAATATGGGCTCAATTGAACGGGAAAGTGGACGGGTTCACCTGTTCCACCGGAACTGGTGGTACATTTGCTGGTATCACCCGGTATTTAAAGACCATCTCCAACGACAAAACCAAATGCGTATTGGCCGACCCTCCTGGGTCTATCGTTCATTCTTATATCCAAAGCAAAGGTAAGGACATCGTCAGAGGTGGTTCCTCGTTCACTGAAGGTATTGGGCAGGGTAGAATCACTGAAAACTTGCAGCCGGAAATAGACATCATTGACGACTCATACAAGATTCCTGATGAAGAAAGCATCGTGATGTTATACCAAttgttggatgaagaaggaatTTATGTAGGTGGAACCTCTGCCTTGAATGTAGTTGCAGCCATTAGGTTGGCTCAGGAATTGCCTGAAGGATCTAATGTCGTGACGGTTTTGGCCGATTCGTGCCACAAATACAGCGACCGgatcttctccaagtcatGGTTGGAGTCCAAGGGCTTGTATGATGCCATCCCTGAATCCTTAAAGAA ccaaaaaaattttcgtGAATCcacaaagttgaaaatccaCAAGACGGTTAGCGGTGAGAACAAAAGTATGGAACAGCAGATTAATCAAGCGGTAGGAATAGCGTTGAGTAGAGATAGCGAGCCGGGATTGAAGCAGCAGGCCATAGAGTTcatcaaccaaatcaaGAGCACCAAAGACGGCTATAAATCATGTGTCAATATCCTTCTCACTAATGGATCCGCTGTCAATGATGAGTTTAAgtttttcatcttccagGTAATCGACGAGAACTTGTCTCTGCTCTCACAAGAAGAGCTGTACGAAATTGATCAGCAGTTGTTTCTGTACGTCAGCCAGTTAATTTATAGTAAGAAACAAGACAGttctttcatcaaaaacaaaaccacTGAGATATTGAGCAAAGTCTTCTGCAAGAATTACATGACCATTAACCCTAACTTCCTCAAAAATTGGCTCAGTTTTGTCAAAGACAACGAGAGCAGTGAGTTGGCTTATGATTATTACCTCCGATTAATGATCTCTATCCATGAAGAAATCGGTGATAAATTAATCATGAGAaatgactttttgaacgaGAGAAACCTGTACATTAAAGACAAGATCAGAATCGATGACATGCCTGCTTTGGTAGAAAGCTGGTataagatcttggaaatCAGTTACACCAACTACAATGAAACAAATATGAATAATTCTTTGATAGTGATTGGCCAATATGTCAACTGGATGGAGATTTCtttgttcatcaacaaaaactatTTGGAGTTGTTTAATTCTattttggtcaacaaatTATCAAACAAAGTGTGCTCCACTATTGCAGAGATCGTCTGCAAAAAGATGAAGCCcgaaaagaagtttgagttATTGAGTTTGCTCAACTTGTCAAATGTTATTTCTAATTTAGACAACTCTAAATTAGACTTGGACTTTCTAGAAAACTTGGCTAAGTTGACCAACGCAGTGGCATTAGAGATGTGCTATATTATAGAAAATTCTGCGAATTTGACTCAGGATATTTTGAATCATTTACTCAACTACTGGCagctcatcttcaactttttgtcCAATGACTACGATGAGATATcccttcaagtttttccTTTCATTCAAAACTACTTGACATTGAGTAAGAAAACCCCCACGTTGGTCATTAAGGAGTTATACGAGAACTTGTTAGACAGGGtcatcttgaaaatgaagttTGACAGTGAATCATTCgatttggaagatgaagaagcgGTTGAAGAGTTCCAAGAGTTTAGAGGTAAATTGaaattttttcaagaatctaTTGCTGGATTATTACCAGACTTATATTTGAATGCTTTGCCGATAATAATCAATAaatttgtctttgaagagacTAATAACTCGAGCTGGGACAGCTTCGAGTTGGGATTATACGAGCTCACCAGTTTCAACGACTCCATAAAAAATAATTTAATCAACCAGCCAAAAAGTGAGATAGCTACTTCCAAACCAATGGGAATCATCTCCaattttttcttcaaattaaTCAATGAGTTGccaatcaacaagttcaatcACGAGTTAAATCAATTGAGCTTGTTCGAAATAATTATAAAAATCTACCCCAATTTGAACAACGAATTGAGATCAAACCTAGAGTTTAACCTGAAGATTCTTGAGCTTTTTATCAGCAATATTGGGATTTTCAACCCGGCCGATAAGGTCAAACTTAGATGCTGGTACTTGTTTTTCAGATTTGTCAAGACCATAAAACCTCATCTTTTAAGCGATGAAGGGTTTTTGAGTCAGTTCatattgaatttgaacaGTGATTTACTTGTTATTAAAGCTGAATTACCCAAGAAGGACGATGAACTGGAGTTAGTCGAGTCCTCtaacttcaacaatcaaTTGTATTTGTTTGAGTCGATTGGATCGTTAATTTCTATGTTTAATATTAGTGAAGAAAGTAAGTTGAAACTTGTGGATATGCTTTTACAACCaatcttcaatgatttggagaacttgCTTaagttcaaagacaaaCCTGAAGGGCAAGTACcagatcaagaaactcaacTTGTTCACTTACAAATCCATCACGACTTAATGGCAATAGGAACTTTTGCAAGAGGTTACCATTTTGAACTGAAAAATAAGTACTCTGTTATAATTGTTcaaaagttcttgaactgttgtcaaatcatcatcattattTTACAAAGCtttgacaagatcttgatggtTCGTGAAAGTTCTAGGTTTGCATTCGCAAGGTTTATTCCAATATTGCAAGATAACATcatcaatgagttgaacaaattggtCACCGTAATtttatcatcaaacaacttgaagacatctgagttgatggagtttGTTGCGTTTTTAAACCAAATCATTCATTCTTATAAAGATAACGAGAACATCTacaatttgttgaacaatttaCTTACTCCCTTACTCAACAAGGTTTTCGAAATGATTGACAGCTTGCATTCAATCACCAGCACAAACGAGTATCCTGACTTGGTCAGAGACAAgatttcattgaagaagactttATTAACGTTTGTCTCAACCGTCATTACCAACCATCAGACCAGCTTGTTGATTACCGAAACCAACAAATTAATTCTTCCAACGTTGATCGATAAGATATTTGGCATCTGTTACGAATTAGACTTGGATGATCCAGTGTTGACCAGATTGGCAATCACCCAACTAATCAATATGGCTACTGTTTTCCAGGATGGTCATATCAAAGATAAGAATGACAAGTTTTCCTCTGTCAACAGCATCGAAGGAATTGATAGTTACCTTATCAGTAATTCTACTAGATTGGTTTTCGAGCTTCCtttcaagctcaaagaATTGAATGCCCAAAACAAATACGTCCTCCAAGAGTTGTCTTTATTAATGAAGACAATGCAAGCCGAAAATAATAACGAGGGTTTCATCAACAGTCTCTTGTCTTTCTTGACAGAAAATGGTATCAGTGAAGAGATTAAAGTTGGATTTTGCAAGAACTTGGTCGAATTAGATGCCAAACAGTTCAAAAAATACTTTATTGCCTTCGTAACTGAATTGAGACGATGA
- a CDS encoding uncharacterized protein (COG:S; EggNog:ENOG503P2I8), translated as MLPLLYFVAVTIAAYVPSDNYSTLTPSASPTGTTDYTQSFGIQIETVSAAPSAAAKREVTQIGDGQIQAPTTTTSAAVTKVINQIGDGQIQNQPTASVINQIGDGQIQNQATTATTATKVVNQIGDGQIQNQPTTSASASVINQINDGQIQNQGTAAAQITDGQVQNNSTSDDTSGAKLETCATSDSLSMSLSASILTDAKGRIGSIVANRQFQFDGPPPQAGAIYAAGWSIIDGYLALGNNQTFYQCLSGDFYNLYDQDVADQCAEVKLAIVDLISC; from the coding sequence ATGTTACCACTTTTATATTTTGTCGCTGTCACCATCGCCGCATACGTGCCTTCGGATAACTACTCTACCTTGACTCCAAGTGCTTCTCCTACTGGAACCACTGATTACACCCAAAGTTTCGGTATCCAAATTGAAACTGTGTCTGCTGCCCCCTCGGCTGCTGCCAAAAGAGAAGTTACtcaaattggtgatggacAAATCCAAGCCCCAACTACCACTACCAGTGCTGCTGTGACCAAAGTGATCAACCAAATCGGCGAtggtcaaattcaaaaccAGCCAACTGCTTCTGTGATCAACCAAATCGGTGATGgacaaatccaaaatcaGGCAACTACGGCAACTACGGCCACTAAAGTCGTCAaccaaattggtgatggccaaATCCAAAACCAACCAACTActtctgcttctgcttctgTGATCAACCAGATAAACGAtggtcaaattcaaaaccAAGGTACGGCTGCTGCTCAAATAACCGAtggtcaagttcaaaataaCTCAACCTCTGATGACACTTCGGGTGCAAAATTGGAAACCTGTGCTACTTCTGACTCTTTATCTATGAGTTTAAGTGCTTCTATCTTGACCGATGCTAAGGGAAGAATTGGTTCTATTGTTGCTAACAGACAGTTCCAATTCGATGGTCCACCACCTCAAGCTGGTGCTATTTACGCCGCCGGTTGGTCTATTATCGACGGTTACTTGGCCTTGGGTAACAACCAAACGTTCTATCAATGTCTTTCCGGTGACTTCTACAATTTGTATGATCAAGACGTTGCTGATCAATGTGCTGAAGTCAAGTTGGCCATTGTGGACTTGATCTCTTGTTAA
- the UTP18 gene encoding U3 snoRNP protein (COG:S; EggNog:ENOG503NWN2), whose product MSKNINSATMDLEIPPKDMEELQLEKLVFGDMENFQMNLKKTDNLLEYNTSDEELEGVDSDASKFYSGSDDENDRQDDDMFFIDDGENSNGVEGTVDMELDDSDDNESESEEDEEHAWSDSEDEKVSISLVASDKLKKLRKSTTDDYVNGKAYIKRLRTQFERIYPRPNWVEQIEEEQNGGEEGNEASDELTNNNTNALLSILKSTDKFTITKQLKLISPNKISVTRLKDGNHNRRSKSGIQSLSFHSKQPLLLTGGFDKTIRIYHIDGKSNTLVTSLHLKDSPIYSCSFSNLVTKDNKNLIYAAGRRKYMNKWDLNTGEVEKISRMYGFEKFQKSMEYFKVSPMGTFVGLTGSSGYCNILNGLSGQFLKNFKIEGTIIDFDFSHDEKIIIITNTVGEVWEFELETDKLMKRWQDNNGIGITKIKFGGPRDRWLAIGSNTGVVNLYDRLSSTPTIPFKAVENLVTTISSLQFNSDGQLLVIASRAKRDALRVVHLPSASVYSNWPTSGTPLGKVTSVTFSPNSQMLAVGNEAGKVTLWRLNHY is encoded by the coding sequence ATGAGCAAAAATATTAATTCTGCTACCATGGACTTGGAAATACCCCCAAAGGATATGGAAGAGCTACAACTCGAAAAGCTTGTCTTTGGTGACATGGAAAACTTCCaaatgaatttgaagaaaactgATAATTTGCTCGAGTACAACACCAGCGATGAggaacttgaaggtgtGGATAGTGATGCTTCTAAATTTTACAGTGGTTCTGACGATGAGAATGATAGACAAGATGACGATATGTTTTTCATcgatgatggtgaaaattctaatggtgttgaaggaacCGTGGATATGGAACTAGATGACCTGGATGACAACGAATCAGAATCagaagaggatgaagaacATGCATGGAGTGACAGCGAAGATGAAAAGGTGAGTATTTCACTTGTGGCATCagataagttgaagaaactcagAAAGTCCACCACAGACGACTACGTCAATGGTAAAGCATATATCAAGAGACTTCGGACCCAGTTTGAAAGAATATATCCTAGGCCAAACTGGGTGGAGCAGATCGAAGAAGAGCAGAACGGCGGCGAAGAAGGAAATGAAGCCAGCGATGAATTAACCAATAATAATACGAATGCATTATTGTCTATTTTAAAATCCACAGACAAGTTTACCATAACCAAGCAGTTGAAGTTAATATCTCCCAATAAGATATCCGTGACCAGACTCAAGGATGGAAATCACAACAGGAGGTCTAAGTCTGGGATTCAGTCCCTTTCTTTCCACTCCAAACAACCTTTGTTGCTTACAGGTGGATTTGATAAGACTATAAGAATATACCACATAGATGGTAAGTCAAATACTCTTGTCACCAGCTTGCATTTGAAAGATTCACCTATTTATTCATGTTCCTTCCTGAACTTAGTCACCAAAGACAACAAGAATCTCATATATGCTGCTGGTAGAAGAAAGTATATGAACAAATGGGATTTGAATACCGGCGAAGTAGAGAAGATAAGCAGAATGTAtgggtttgaaaagttccaGAAGTCCATGGAGTACTTCAAAGTCTCTCCAATGGGCACTTTTGTTGGCCTTACAGGGTCCAGTGGATACTGTAATATCCTAAATGGACTTTCAGGccagtttttgaaaaatttcaaaatcgaAGGAACCATAATAGACTTTGATTTCTCTCACGACGAGAAGATAATTATCATTACCAACACGGTTGGCGAGGTATGGgagtttgagttggaaACCGATAAACTCATGAAAAGATGGCAGGATAACAACGGAATCGGAATCACCAAAATTAAGTTTGGTGGTCCAAGAGACCGTTGGTTGGCGATAGGATCCAATACCGGTGTTGTCAACTTATATGACCGATTATCCTCCACACCTACAATTCCCTTCAAAGCGGTGGAAAACTTGGTTACCACGATTTCGTCATTACAGTTTAACTCGGATGGACAATTACTTGTGATTGCATCCAGAGCCAAAAGAGACGCTTTGAGGGTAGTACATCTACCCTCAGCAAGTGTATACTCTAACTGGCCCACCAGCGGTACGCCATTGGGAAAGGTCACCTCTGTGACATTCTCACCCAATAGTCAGATGTTGGCGGTGGGTAATGAGGCTGGAAAAGTGACACTTTGGAGACTCAACCATTATTAG
- the KCH1 gene encoding Potassium transporter (EggNog:ENOG503NY0B; COG:S) yields MTTSGKGPFNAENEITKYKLDHSTFDLINVDRFKNTNWSTVFAYMWLWIMIFLSWILLGVDIYTCLNILVFHKWSSDDYKPYAYSVAKWLFTGCIIFQFILLAYHLVWAIHTYRTKNIALAYVNSIARTMYSVKSYNYHCLFHKIDTDNFFDWACFLSYGEVDNALQILLADTPRQVINILTLRYYATDGDLSNDIIANIKKIADTNLRLSIILSFMCLSVIIWSIFFFKFCLGMVMYLPVIAKLRNKGTKSLKKYCCKVVNDKVRLLVLKNHKPKSELLEQGILDMSEIKANPLLNDTVTRFDTDNDYEYQAVDRGVPSYNDNNKLYSSNAYSLQDLSNPFGDQDKASIGKDSLASDSSGTLQEGIDFSENSAKLATSSAFYGSGSGSRYTEPYQNPFSDSNAVLLQGRNMSQSSLTYDPFEPRLTQPGRVQTQPLPHLPRNYSQGTPAPEYTSSSVNPRSFSRKSPPNLDFPPKRSVTEGDLVRSVTEGSVASNTPYPVRGISLYDKNRKKSDAQGTTKSAGMYPSQDTVEEEEEEEEEEEEKEEKGHKDTIYPQTLMAGVESDSESDSDSQPFDKLHRGYPIHDISNSNTL; encoded by the coding sequence ATGACCACTCTGGGTAAAGGGCCTTTCAATGCCGAAAATGAAATCACAAAGTACAAACTTGATCATTCCACATTCGACTTGATTAATGTCGACCggttcaaaaacaccaactGGTCGACAGTTTTTGCATATATGTGGTTGTGGATCATGATATTTTTGTCGTGGATCTTGTTGGGAGTCGATATCTATACCTGTTTGAATATTTTGGTGTTCCACAAATGGTCTTCTGACGACTATAAACCATATGCATATTCTGTTGCTAAGTGGCTATTCACTGGTTGTATTATCTTCCAGTTCATACTTCTTGCATATCATTTAGTGTGGGCCATACACACGTATCGGACTAAGAATATAGCTTTGGCATATGTGAATTCGATTGCAAGAACCATGTACAGTGTTAAATCGTATAATTATCACTGTTTGTTTCATAAAATCGATACTGATAACTTTTTTGACTGGGCTTGCTTTTTGTCATATGGTGAGGTGGATAATGCTTTGCAGATTTTGCTTGCTGATACTCCAAGACAGGTAATTAACATTCTAACTTTAAGATACTATGCGACTGATGGAGACTTATCCAATGACATTATTgccaacatcaagaagataGCTGACACAAATTTGCGGTTGTCGATTATCTTGTCTTTCATGTGCCTTTCTGTGATCATTTGGTCgatttttttcttcaagttttgtCTTGGGATGGTGATGTACTTGCCGGTAATAGCCAAGTTGAGAAACAAAGGAACCAAATCTCTTAAGAAATACTGTTGTAAAGTCGTGAATGATAAAGTCAGActtttggtattgaaaaACCACAAACCTAAAAGCGAATTACTCGAACAAGGAATCTTGGACATGTCTGAAATTAAGGCCAATCCTTTATTAAACGACACCGTTACAAGGTTCGATACTGACAATGACTATGAGTACCAAGCCGTGGACAGAGGTGTACCTTCGTACAATGACAACAACAAGCTATACTCCTCAAATGCATACAGTCTACAAGACTTATCTAATCCGTTTGGTGACCAAGATAAGGCATCCATCGGCAAAGACAGTTTGGCCTCAGACAGTTCAGGAACTCTCCAAGAAGGGATTGACTTTTCTGAAAATTCTGCTAAGTTGGCTACTTCCTCGGCATTTTATGGTTCAGGTTCGGGCTCAAGATATACTGAACCATATCAGAACCCATTTAGTGACTCTAATGCTGTTCTTCTACAGGGCAGAAATATGTCCCAATCTTCCTTGACGTACGATCCATTTGAACCTAGGCTTACTCAGCCAGGCCGAGTACAAACACAGCCTTTGCCCCATCTTCCCAGAAACTACTCCCAGGGAACTCCAGCTCCAGAGtatacttcttcttcggttAATCCTCGCTCATTTTCGAGGAAGTCTCCTCCAAATTTGGATTTTCCACCTAAAAGAAGTGTAACGGAGGGAGATTTAGTCAGATCCGTAACTGAAGGTTCTGTAGCTTCAAACACTCCTTACCCGGTAAGGGGTATTTCCCTCTATGACAAGAACCGTAAGAAACTGGATGCTCAGGGGACAACCAAAAGTGCTGGTATGTACCCAAGTCAGGATACtgtcgaagaagaagaagaagaagaagaagaagaagaagagaaagaagagaaaggcCATAAAGATACTATTTATCCCCAAACGCTTATGGCGGGCGTTGAGTCGGACTCTGAATCTGACTCTGACTCACAACCATTCGACAAACTTCATAGAGGGTATCCTATTCACGAtatttccaactccaacaccttATGA
- the NRC2 gene encoding serine/threonine protein kinase, AGC (COG:T; EggNog:ENOG503NUP7) has protein sequence MKFITTNFVKCAVKTCSSSDKAFPLKYEECQVVLDEQQEFNPEFIVHMLDKLNWDALVKVARDLGKTDLPTQKPEGLDPIMEDDAAVLRDLHSLLIQSNIVEVYFFTMLKPPVVVNSESEGVGRTRAKSRGRSISISRFLNLGAKEESTEEDDSKIKSFFKLSSPLRHESGSSSTSSTEPSPSLTKQDTTPGMIKIFNKNRRLDSFINGDVTVSLRHNDSVLSVDDPDHVKLPGKVYGLEGKDEVVTDSEGHLMPPQPPYGSPKPHQQPPAGTGGESPFQRTLRRVASAPLVNLLKTDSSASNVSTKTAEPEFDLSKHIGEITIKSRTRSSTQGRMYSKSSTKVTDVQVRPDSFEKIKLLGKGDVGKVFLVKEKCSNKLYAMKVLNKKEMIERNKIKRVLTEQEILSSSNHPFIITLYHSFQSEDYLYLCMEYCMGGEFFRALQTRENRCINESDARFYVSEVVAALEYLHLNGFIYRDLKPENILLHQSGHIMLSDFDLSKQTDLIQNPVMNDLKLDTKSCIEGFRTNSFVGTEEYIAPEVIRGKGHTSLVDWWTLGILLYEMLYGTTPFKGKDRKRTFSNILKKDVKFFDTKRTGNGSVSSSTKSLIKKLLIKDENKRLGSKNGATDIKTHAFFKNVSWALLRNSQPPMIPVLNKAGTVTPKKIEKEFETHDHQESGISTTTSTSNSKVETDDPFRSFSSISLFYNEAYEEDDVTNNGQYYVDNSIYSSVYYTMTKSPKKGLLK, from the exons ATGAAGTTTATAACCACTAACTTTGTCAAGTGTGCAGTAAAAACCTGTTCCAGCTCCGACAAAGCATTCCCATTGAAATACGAAGAatgtcaagttgttttggaTGAGCAACAAGAATTTAATCCTGAATTTATTGTTCACATGCTCGACAAACTTAACTGGGATGCCCTTGTCAAAGTTGCACGGGACTTGGGAAAAACAGATTTACCAACACAAAAACCAGAAGGATTGGACCCTATAATGGAAGATGATGCTGCAGTATTGCGGGACCTACACAGTCTTTTGATCCAAAGTaatattgttgaag TATACTTCTTTACAATGTTGAAACCtccagtggtggtgaacaGTGAAAGCGAAGGCGTGGGACGTACTAGGGCGAAGTCTAGGGGCCGTTCCATCTCGATATCTCGGTTTCTTAACCTTGGCGCAAAAGAAGAACTGACGGAAGAAGAtgactccaaaatcaagagtttcttcaagctttcTTCACCTCTACGCCATGAAAGTGGATCCAGCAGCACGTCTAGTACAGAACCATCTCCCTCCCTAACGAAACAAGACACCACGCCAGGAATGATTAAGATATTTAACAAAAATCGTCGGCTTGATTCTTTCATAAATGGCGATGTCACTGTGTCTTTACGCCACAATGATTCGGTGTTGTCCGTGGATGATCCAGACCATGTAAAGCTCCCGGGAAAGGTGTACGGCCTTGAAGGGAAGGATGAAGTGGTGACAGATTCTGAAGGTCACTTGATGCCTCCACAGCCACCATACGGCAGTCCCAAACCACATCAACAACCGCCTGCGGGAACAGGCGGCGAAAGCCCGTTTCAACGAACCCTTCGCCGGGTTGCTTCTGCCCCGTTGGTGAACCTTTTAAAGACAGACAGTAGTGCCAGCAACGTCAGCACAAAAACAGCTGAGCCGGAATTTGACCTTTCGAAGCACATTGGAGAAATTACGATCAAAAGCCGTACTAGATCTTCTACACAAGGACGTATGTACTCCAAATCACTGACGAAAGTTACTGATGTCCAAGTGCGTCCGGATTCgtttgaaaaaatcaagttgttgggaAAGGGAGATGTGGGgaaggtgtttttggtaaAGGAAAAGTGTTCCAACAAGTTATACGCTatgaaggtgttgaacaagaaagagaTGATCGAAAGGAATAAAATCAAGCGGGTTTTGACCGAACAGGAGATCCTTTCTTCAAGCAACCACCCCTTCATCATCACATTATATCACTCCTTCCAAAGTGAAGATTATTTATATCTTTGTATGGAGTATTGCATGGGAGGAGAGTTTTTCAGAGCTTTACAGACAAGAGAGAACCGTTGCATCAATGAACTGGATGCCCGATTTTATGTCTCAGAAGTGGTGGCCGCTCTAGAATATCTACACTTGAACGGATTTATCTACCGAGATTTGAAGCCGGAAAACATTTTGTTACATCAGTCTGGACATATTATGTTACTGGATTTTGATTTAAGTAAACAGACAGATTTGATTCAAAACCCAGTTATGAATGATTTAAAGTTGGATACCAAGAGTTGCATTGAAGGGTTCCGTACCAATTCTTTTGTAGGAACAGAAGAGTATATTGCCCCCGAAGTCATAAGAGGGAAAGGTCATACTTCTCTAGTTGACTGGTGGACCCTTGGAATCTTGCTCTATGAGATGTTATACGGAACTACTCCCTTCAAAGGAAAAGATCGAAAGAGAACTTTCtccaatatcttgaagaaagatgtcaagttctttgataCGAAACGCACAGGAAATGGATCAGTAAGTTCAAGCACCAAAAGTTTAATAAAAAAGCTTTTGATTAAAGATGAAAATAAGAGGCTTGGAAGTAAGAATGGAGCTACTGACATCAAGACCCACgcattcttcaaaaatgtcaGTTGGGCACTTTTGAGAAATTCCCAACCACCTATGATACCagtgttgaacaaagcTGGAACCGTAACCCCTAAAAAGATTGAGAAGGAGTTTGAGACACATGATCATCAGGAATCAGGAATCTCAACTACCACCTCAACCAGTAACAGTAAGGTGGAAACGGACGATCCATTCCGAAGTTTCAGCTCGATTTCTTTATTCTACAATGAAGCATACGAGGAAGATGACGTAACGAACAATGGTCAATATTATGTGGATAATTCCATATACTCAAGTGTTTATTACACCATGACTAAGTCTCCCAAAAAAGGGCTTTTAAAATAG
- the COA3 gene encoding Cytochrome c oxidase assembly factor 3, mitochondrial (EggNog:ENOG503P5J0; BUSCO:EOG09265KSE; COG:C) produces the protein MPVVGVPKGHNRYRDPKTFEITPALYRVRSQYFTRNTLGLFLVGAVPLGVYLYTWKMLTADDLSDIPIPPISDQELAKLKKEHELKKAGK, from the exons ATGCCAGTTGTTGGAGTACC AAAAGGACACAACCGTTATCGTGACCCCAAGACGTTTGAAATAACACCTGCGTTATACAGAGTGAGATCCCAATATTTCACCAGAAATACCTTAGGATTGTTCTTGGTGGGGGCCGTGCCCTTGGGAGTCTATTTGTACACCTGGAAAATGTTGACAGCTGATGATTTGAGTGACATTCCAATTCCTCCAATTTCGGATCaagaattggccaagttgaaaaaagaACACGAACTAAAGAAGGCTGGAAAGTAA